From the genome of Nicotiana sylvestris chromosome 1, ASM39365v2, whole genome shotgun sequence:
cttgggaatgacttgtgAGTCAAACCTCACTTCTACGTCCGCTTCCCCCGTCACGTCGTTGAACTTACACTCCACATATTCTGTCTTAGTCCTActtaacttgaaacctttagattccGGGGCCTGCCTCCATACCTCCAGTCTCTCATTAATGCCGCCTCGCAtttcatcaatcagaactatattATCAGCGAACAACATACACCATGTCACTtctccttgaatatggtgtgtcagtGCGTTCATCGCCAGGGAAAATAAGAACAGGTGAGTGCAGATCCTTGGTATAACCCCATAACCACCGAAAAAGGCTCTGAGTCACCTCCCATAATCCTAACCCGAGCcatagctccatcatacatattCTTTATCGCCCTAATATAAGCCACCGACACACCTTTCACCTCCAGACATCTCTAAAGGATGTCCCTAGGGAACTTGTCATACGtcttctctaggtcaataaacaccatatgcaaatccCTCTTCCTATCCATTGTTCCACAAACCTCCTGATAAGGTGGATAACTTCCGTAGTAGAACGACCTGGCATGAATCCAAACTGGTTTTCCGATATAGACACTGCCCTCCTTATCCTCCCTTCCACCATTCTTTCcaaaactttcatggtatgacttagcaactcgatacccctatagttgttacaattctggatatcacctttgttcttgtacaccggaaccattgtactccattACCACTCATCAGGAATCCTCTTCGTCTTGAAGATAATATTAACAACCCAGTTAGCcactccaagcctgctctacacgcatatttttaaaattttattgaaATCTTGTCTGGTCTGGTCGCTTTGCCCCGACTCGTCCTACCTATCGCTCCCACGACCTCCTCAACCTTAATGTGCCTACAGTACTTAAAGTCGCAGTGACTCTCGGAGTGCCCCAATTACCCTAACACGATATTTCTGTCCCCCTCTTTATtaagaagtttatgaaagtacgaCTGCCATCTTTGCTTAATTTGGGCCTCTTCCATCACTACTCGACCttcctcgtctttgatgcacctcacttgatcCAGGTCGCGAGCCTTCTTCTCTCTCGCTTTGGCCAGCCTAAATAACTTCTTGTCCCCACCTTTGCCCCCAAGTTCCTCATACAGCCGACCGAATGCAACAGTCTTAGCCTCCGTAACCGCTAATTTTGCCTCCTTCCTAGACTCCTTATATCTTTCTCTGTTCGTTCTCCTCTGATCCTCGTCGGTGCTCTCTACTAACTTAAGGTAAGCCGCTTTCTTGGCTttcactttaccttggaccacaTAATTCCACCACCAGTCGCCTCGGTGACCGCCAGAGTAACCTTTCGAAATCCCCAACACCTCTCTCATTGCCTcccttatacagtccgccgttGCCGTCCACATAACGCTAGCGTCCCCACCACTCTTCTAGGCTCCCATAGCCGTTAGCCGCCCCTCCAACTCCCGCGTATTATCCTTAGTCAAAGCTCCCTACCCGATCCTCAACTGACCCCGTATAAACCTCTTCTTCCTTTTTATCAAGATACCAACGTCCATCACCAGGAGCTTATGTTGAGTTGCGAGGTTCTCACTCGGGATCACCTTGCAATCCTCGCACAATCCCCT
Proteins encoded in this window:
- the LOC138889456 gene encoding uncharacterized protein yields the protein MWTATADCIREAMREVLGISKGYSGGHRGDWWWNYVVQGKVKAKKAAYLKLVESTDEDQRRTNRERYKESRKEAKLAVTEAKTVAFGRLYEELGGKGGDKKLFRLAKAREKKARDLDQVRCIKDEEGRVVMEEAQIKQRWQSYFHKLLNKEGDRNIVLG